From Cucumis melo cultivar AY chromosome 3, USDA_Cmelo_AY_1.0, whole genome shotgun sequence:
TGGGTGAGATGATGAGTATTGTAGGTATTTGAAACCCACAAGTTTGCAATAGACTTTGGCTGCATCTTGGGGTGCTTAACCCTTTGGAGATAGTTACTATGTGCACATTGAGAGATTGTCGTTGTTATGTTGAAAGGCTCCGCAATAGGGAAGATGTTAGGAGTACTAGGCGTGCCCTACTATAACGTAACCAAATGAGTACTTGAAAGATGagatttatttaaataaattttacgATTGAGATATACTTTTATGAGcatgttttatttattatagTTGTTTAAGTTAGTCACTCTTTAAGCTTCCAGGTCacgttttaaaaatattttcaattcctTAGGTAGTAATCGTGATCCTCGAACATGACCTATTATTGTTAGTCTCCTACATTGTCATATATGTTTatcttgttttttgttttagtCATGCATAGTTGGATCATGTATATTTATGTCTAGACTTTGAGGCTGAGTTTTGAGGAAGTTTGTTCATGATTATGTTTTCTCTTAAAACCTTTTGATTGTATATATCAAATATGAGTGTGTTGTCAAAATGTTTTTTGCTATGTTAGCTTGAAATTCAATGTTAAGTTTAgtctttttttcaattatagTATGGTTTTAAAGTATTCGAGTAAGGTGGTTTTAGTCAAGATGGTCAGTAAGTGTCGTTAGAGAGTCAATGGTTGCTGGCTTCACACCTTTTCTTGGGCTAGAGAGGATGCTTGGTAAGGATTGTGATAAGTACTACTTGTAAATTGCTTAGATTTTTTCAATATTAGCGGATTATGTGTATGGTTGTAAAGTATTCAAGTAAGGTCGTTTTAGTCAAGATGGTCAATAAGTATTGTTAGAGAGTTGATGGTTGCTAGCTTCACACATTTTCTTGGATTAGAGAGGATGCTTTGAAAAGGTTATGACAAGTACTACTTGTAAATTGCTTACTTTTTTCAATATTAGTGGATTATCTTTCCTAGGAGCACTGCCCCAGACGTAGTATGTATCGCAAAATTAAGGTTACCAACTTCGGTGTCTCTTTCATTGTTTGTGCTTTCCATGGAACATCCTTGAATGAGTGATGTGTTACCCATTCACATTTTCAATTCTAAACATATTAACTCTACGACAAAAATAATGTCTCTCCTCTTCTTTCATTACAATTGGTAAATATACAAATTATGTTTGCAACATgcgtaaataaaaatgattaagAAGAATCCAATTACTATAAGTTTTGCAATTCGAGCTTACCATTGATCCAATTACTGCTACTTTGTATAAAATTGTCATATTTATATAACTATTACCtgaaaaatatcaattttttacTTTGAAACTTCCTTCCTTGcgtgtgtatatatatgagATTGTATAAGAGTTGGAATATTGGGTGTGGTTAAATTGTAATTTTCACAACAACCCAtgaataaaatgaaaaagaaaaaaaaaaaaaaaagaaaagaaaagaaaagaaaagaaaagaaaagaaaagaaaagaacttaattTTACCGCCAATTGAAAAAGCGAATGCGGTGGGGAAAAACTTGGTCCCTCCTCATGAAAGTGACCTCTCATTTCCCTTAATCCTTTAAATACCGGCTTCCTCTCTCATTCCCCGTCTTTCTCTCTGTTTCTCTCCATTTTACCAAAAATATTTCCCCCAAATTCTCTCATTCTCTCTCACCCTCTCCTCCATTCAATTCAATCCCATTCCATCTTTTCAATCCCTCATTTCCCATCCATTCCCTCCCTTTGATCCAATTCTCACTTCATCAATAATCTCTCACTTCCATGGCGGATTTGCCAATGAAACCGCCCCTCCAAAAGCCCCCTGGCTACAAGGATCACCACACCGCCGCCACCTCCTCCTCCTCCGCCTCCACCGTCACCCACCTTCCTCCGCCTCCCCGTAGCAAACCTCGTCTCCCTTCCTCCTACAAACCCAAGAAACGCAAACGCAATTGCTGCAGAACTTGCTGCTGCATTTTCTGTTTCCTCATCCTCTTCCTCATTGTTGTTGCCGCCCTCGCCCTCGCTCTCTTCTACCTAATCTACGACCCAAAACTCCCTGTCTTCCACCTCCTCGCTTTCCGGATCTCGACGTTCAAAGTCTCCGCCACACCGGACGGGTCGTTCCTCGACGCGCAAGTGTCGATTCGAGTGGAATTCAAGAATCCAAATGACAAGCTTTCGATAAAGTATGGTAAGATTGAGTATGATGTTATGGTGGGGCAGGCGACGGAGTTTGGGAGGAGAGAGTTGGCTGGATTTACGCAGGACAGGAGGAGTACAACGACGGTGAAGGCGGAGGCGGCGGTGAAGAATAAGATGCTGGCGGTTGAGGATGGGGCAAGGCTGTTGTCGAAGTTTCAGAGTAAGGCGCTGGAGGTGAAAGTGGAGGCGGAGACGGCGGTGGGTGTAGTGATTCAAGGATGGGGATTGGGTCCGATCACCGTTAAGTTGGATTGTGAGACTAAATTGAAGAATATTGAGGGTGGTGATATGCCTATTTGCAACATCAATTTGCTCAGAtggtatttcttctttttctacttttcaATCATATCTTACATTTATGAACATAATTTAggtcttttttttaaaaaaaataaaacaaagtgCAAGAATGTTTAAACCTGTGGAGAACTatcttgaaagaaaaaaactctCACAACttgaaataacaaaaacatttcaaaaatatcTCTTAAAGGAAAAACTCTTCCAACActcaaataacaaaaatatcagaGTCTTCTATCCTTGTATCCAGCTTAAACATCTTGTACCTAACCTAAATGGTCTTCTATCCTTGTAtgtaatctaaacgatcttctatctctatctatctaGGATAGACAAGTAACCTTGGACAAATGAATATTCATAGTCAAAAGGATGGAATCTATTAGATTTTGtaccaaaatatatatatatagagagagaaagatgaagaagaaagaagaatttTTGGAAGAGCAAATGAATATTCATAGTCAAAAGGATGGAATCTATTTCAATTCTAGATTTCAATGTCTAAACCCGGTCGACTAATGATTCATCCTACTCTGACCTCTAACCCGAGACTGGGAAATCCAAACAATCAAAAGTAatagtataaaaaaaaattaataatataacaagagaagaaaaataaattattgcaaagaaaaatgagaaaaatgaaCGAATAATTGTCCCGCAATATTAAAAACAACACATGACAAATTTGGAATTTAAGAAAAACAATAGTAACTCTGTGGACTTTAATTTTTCGTTATTTTTTAtcttgttacatttatgtaaattaaactataatttacttatatatttatgttttcTATTTCGTTCTCCTACGATAAGAATTTCTAATGTGCCTAGTTAATTATACATTTTCTCTTATATATTAATACTTTTACGGACTTTCATTatctaattcaattttaaatttgaaaatatgaatgatttattattattttacttttatttttactCCTCTTCTGGGTGGAGaacaaaacatttttttttgtttgacatCTTCTCTTAAACATAATGTTTATTTGGTCCACAAACTTTACAAACCAATGCTATATAAATTAATTCTACCAAACTCTAATAGCATTTCTTATTAAAACCTTCGTATTTATTGATAAACTTTGTTGCCTTCACTTCAGTGACATGCTTCAACAACCACCCCGAAAATCATCTTCCACAATCACTTTAGACATCCAACTCCACACGACTACCATATAATCTGGCGCCCAATTTCAACGTTTAGCTAGTGACTAACTTTGATCTCCATCTCTATCGATCACCTTCAACGGTTAACTATCACAACCAACTCAGTTGATCatatactaaaaagaaacaaagaaaaacgaCTAAGTCTTACGACCAACTTAGTCGatcatctaaaaaaaaaaataaaccaaagaaAAAATCTTGGATCGTAaagatatttaaaatataaaattaaaattttagttcaCGATGTAAAGTAGTAGTAGTCATCCTATACACTAGTTTAACATTATAAAAACACTCTTGATAAGATAAAACAAACACAATTGTATTTttgttttgaactctttttataaaaagaaaaacaaattggCTTAAATATAAATGActttttgaaaaacatttaCCCTCTACCCATAAGCTCAACTAAGAAGAAATATCATCATAATTACATATTCTGAGGCTATTACTTCTTTGTTTAACATCTCATGACTTTATCTTGAAATATCTTCATGATCATATGATATTATtcaatttgaatataaaccatcataattttatttttttttcaaccaaAAAATGTGATACTTATTGGTGATAATTGTtcttctttatatataattaaattttcacttgaaacacatatatataaacaagtgaATTATTGCAAGTGCTTAtgttttttctctctttttttctaatTGCAGGATAAATATACGTGGATGAGATTTTTCCTCCCAAGAATTACATTTATACTGAAAATGATAATATaatcattttctctttctttttaatttttgatatTGGGGTGAAAAATTCTTTTGCaacttttcccttttttttttcctacccaaattgatttttcttttagaatGTTCGAATGATTTATTTTAACCAAATACATCAACTATATTATtcgagagaaaaaaaaaaggataaagaaAAGGTTTCAAATTGTACTGATGTAACAGCCTTTATATTTCAAGTTTGAATTACTGTAATTAATATGTAAAGATACTGTGAACTTTCATTTTGAaaattgactttttttttctaattattaatatgtttgtttatttatttaaattttgttttctttgaaaAGACTAGTTTTATTTACGTTATTTTTATCATGTCATGAATATAGTGGAAAAGTTCTATTGATATATCGTAGTTTCAATAGATTTGAAACTTTAGTTGCGAAAACATTGATTTCTCGGATTACTTAAAAGTTcgaataaaatttagaaaatctTTCTAAACATGGTTTAATGAAAGTTTTGTCATCATTTTTGTCTTGATTAGATGAATAAAATAGCATTTCAAATGTCAATGTATAATTTTTTCTCAAAATGAAATATTAgcaaattttgtttcttttatcataatcatttatttttaactttACTATTCAAACTTCTTTTCTATAGAATTTTTACCTCTATcgttacaaaattaaattataaattttttcttttatcattcaaaacttttatttaaaaaaaaaactagataAATATGGACATGAAAACATAAATTTACACAAATATTACAagaaaaaatctaaattttgttttagtCAATCATGATCTAATAAAGCCGTAATCAAAATTTTATTGACAAAGTATAATAATTTCTATCcacttttataatttttttcaaaatttttatggATATTTCTACCAAATTGGAATCTGATATTCCATCACCATCCAAAATTCAAACTTTTGTTATGAAGTAATTATTTAGATTAATAAAACAATTAGGTATATAGACATGATATGATATCTTCACCTCGCCATGGGACCTCAAAGGTGACCGACAAGACTAATTGGCTAAAAAACTGCCTCAAGCAAAGGAAACCAAGAGATGGGATTGGATGTAAATGTGTCATCTTCTttgaatatattttatttttgttgaaaACATTCTCTCAACAAATAATTACTTCAAATCTTAGACTGTCTTTTAGGGGGAAAAACTCCTTACCTACTAATTggttttagaaattaaattctAAGAAAGATTCAGAAATTAACTTCACTCATATCTTTCTCTTCTAAatttttactaatttattgAGTATTATGTAATTTATCAACTATAAAATTTAACACAAGAATTAAATGGAAAATATTAAAACGTAACACACACACACTTATATTGGGACatacaataatatataaatatgtactcttcctttttttttttctttattatttttttaaaatattctttctcaTTTTATTACTTATactttatatttgaaaaaatagtgagataatcaattaaaccttcagttaatactaaagctaataacagtTGTAATAGCTAAAGGAACAGCaaaagagaataacacaagaaactttggtaacccagttcgaccCATGTtacctacgtctggggagctgcgtACAGCCCTGAtgaataattttattaagattcactttaGTCAATATAAATCGATACAACATCTGTACtttgttcaactatatgactatatAACATGTGTCTCGGCTTCAGACTtaaggctccccctgaatgcatgagcAACTGTCCTCGATGATgtctgacttcaggctccccctgaatgcatgagtgaatatcttcgacgatatctttatatacttctaaAGATTATTGTGATCAGGCAAACCACTGTCTCGTCCTTTTCATTACTCATTAACaatatcaacttagatcaacatgttgatcttatagacataagatcatactGTCTTTTCGTTCCTGCAGCTTCTGCAATCAATTCTTCGTTAACCTTCAACCATGAAtgatctttttaatatttttccacTGTCGAACCCTGTATTCGAAAgtcctatttatacatatacttatatgtataaatcttatttCTTCAAAGATAATTAGCCAGATTTCTAAAATATAGGAGGATattttatcctttaattatcttatcttttaaaagaataatctcataatatcttttagacaaaatcttcaacaaacttCTCATTTTGTCTAAAAGGAATTTCTTTTCTAGTTCAAGACAATGCATCTCAGAGACTTTTCATAAAAGAACAGGTAGCAAATATCCATATTCAACCACATAATTAACACAGCAGATCAACACAACCATCATTTCATTTCTCTACCTTGTAGCCAATATTCAAAACAGCATATGAACTGCACAACTTCAACAGAAACAACAACATAAACAGCTTCAAGATATTAGCCTACAACAGACTTCAAAACAACATATAAACTGCATAGCTTCAACAGAAACAACTTCAGGATATCCAACATATAAACTGCACAACTTCAACAGAAATAACTTCAGGATATCAGCATTCAACATTCAGCAACACAGTCATCATTTGGAGTTACAAATTGAATGTTCAGTAATAGTTACACCATTCCAAGCATAATACATAACCACTCTATTAAATCTTCGAGATCTTCTTTAAAAGATATAGATAAAAGATTCTTATTTatgaggaagatcttttatcttttatctcTTAAAACAAATATCCTTTTAATCTTCTTTTGAATCTCATTAATTCGTTTTGACAAAAATCCCAATAAACTCCctatttttgtcaaaaagagaagaattaTTTTTATGCTCAACTAGATGCCccataataaaatatcatcaatagTAAATCAAATAATTGATATAAAACCATCTTGAGATGCAGAGACTTCTAGAGGCATATATCAATAAGAGCTCAACAAACACCATCAAACTGACAATAGTCAAAACTGAAGCCATTGCAAAAGTCAAAACATAcatcaccaaatacagcatCACTAAAAGCATAAAAACGTAGGGCACatcataaaaacaaaatatacttCTCCTTTGACCCATAACAGAATAAGCAAATCTACCACAAACCTTTTAATCCATTAAAAACAAAATCTGCACAAAACTCTTCAatcaacattaataataatcatataagCTCCACAAAAACAACAAACTTTAACATCTCCTTTAGGTCGTCCATCTAAAACAACTTTTTGCACAAAACTCTTCTCGTCCATAAAAGAATGTCTACTCTTTGAGATTGATCAACTGCACTGGAAGCATGAGACAAAGGAAACCAGTTTGTAAAGTAATCTTATGGAGTATGACATATTTAACACTAAGAAATACAGCAGAAATCTCATTCATTGGCCAAACTGAAAATGTCCCTCGAGATAAGACAAAAGCCAAAACATCAATAGATAGATGCAAAGACTGAGAGCTTGCCGCCACAGTGGTTCCCAGGAATCCATGATACTCAAACATGAGTGATGTTCATCTGATACATTCACTTCATCAGCAATGCGTCTGATCTTCTTTAGATAAATAACATGAATGATTATTATTAGACACCTAGTGATAGTAGTTATCAATCTGTCTGGTGCCACTTATAAGaacatttttattaatatcagTCACAATGCATTTTTCGTTACTAAAATTAACAGTATAACCTTGATCACATAGTTGACTAACACTAATTAGGTTTTCCTTGAGCCCTTCAACATATCGTACATCATTTAGACATGGTAGATTATATTTctcaatatttccttttgcaAGGATTATTCCTTTTGCACCATCTACAAGCATAACATGTCCAGATATGCATTCTTTTAGTTCGAAAAAGAAGGATATATTTCCAGCGATGTGTTTAGAACAACCGCTATCAAGATACCAAGCATCAGTTGAAGATTGAACTGTTGTAAAGGCAATATTACAGTGTTCGGACGGTTTAACTCTCCAGACCATacaacttcttttttctttgttccaatttttgaaAGTTGATGTATGCTTTAAACTACCATACTCTGCCTCCCGCTGCCACCATTTGTCTCTTTGTAGTTTAAAACAAAA
This genomic window contains:
- the LOC103488682 gene encoding NDR1/HIN1-like protein 6 — its product is MADLPMKPPLQKPPGYKDHHTAATSSSSASTVTHLPPPPRSKPRLPSSYKPKKRKRNCCRTCCCIFCFLILFLIVVAALALALFYLIYDPKLPVFHLLAFRISTFKVSATPDGSFLDAQVSIRVEFKNPNDKLSIKYGKIEYDVMVGQATEFGRRELAGFTQDRRSTTTVKAEAAVKNKMLAVEDGARLLSKFQSKALEVKVEAETAVGVVIQGWGLGPITVKLDCETKLKNIEGGDMPICNINLLRWINIRG